One window of Nitrospira sp. genomic DNA carries:
- the thrC gene encoding threonine synthase — protein sequence MTRWRGVIEEYQKFLPVTEKTPVISLGEGNTPLIRATRLAKAIAPGVELYLKFEGVNPTGSFKDRGMTLAISKAVESGARAVMCASTGNTSASAAAYGARAGLSVYVLIPAGKIAMGKLSQAMMHQATVIQIEGNFDQALALVKDFSASLHIELVNSVNPYRIEGQKTAAFEVCDQLGDAPTFHVLPVGNAGNITAYWKGYQEYRAANQITRAPRMMGFQAAGAAPIVLGKIVEQPQTVATAIRIGNPASWSAALRAMEESTGAIDMVTDEEILQAYRAVAATEGVFCEPASAASVAGVTKLHRTKILREGVTVVCTLTGHGLKDADTAISVSKQPVTVKATREDVARLLNV from the coding sequence ATGACTCGTTGGCGTGGAGTGATAGAGGAATACCAAAAATTCCTCCCGGTCACCGAGAAGACGCCGGTTATCAGCCTGGGAGAGGGTAATACCCCTCTGATCAGAGCCACAAGGTTGGCGAAGGCGATTGCGCCGGGAGTCGAACTCTACCTGAAGTTTGAGGGAGTCAACCCCACCGGCTCGTTCAAAGACCGCGGTATGACACTCGCCATTTCGAAGGCAGTGGAAAGCGGAGCACGGGCCGTCATGTGCGCGTCGACCGGCAATACCTCCGCATCCGCTGCCGCCTACGGGGCTCGTGCCGGGTTGTCCGTGTACGTGTTGATTCCTGCCGGTAAGATCGCCATGGGGAAGCTCTCTCAAGCGATGATGCATCAGGCGACGGTTATTCAGATCGAAGGGAACTTTGATCAGGCTCTGGCCCTCGTCAAAGATTTTTCGGCGTCGCTCCACATCGAATTAGTGAACTCGGTGAATCCGTACAGAATTGAGGGTCAAAAGACCGCGGCCTTTGAGGTCTGTGATCAACTGGGCGACGCTCCGACTTTTCATGTCCTACCGGTCGGAAATGCGGGAAATATCACCGCCTATTGGAAAGGGTACCAGGAGTATCGTGCGGCGAATCAGATCACGCGGGCGCCACGCATGATGGGTTTTCAGGCCGCAGGTGCGGCGCCGATTGTGTTGGGCAAAATCGTCGAACAGCCCCAAACCGTCGCGACTGCCATTCGAATCGGCAATCCCGCCAGCTGGTCCGCGGCGTTGAGAGCGATGGAGGAATCGACGGGTGCGATCGATATGGTCACAGATGAAGAAATTCTTCAGGCCTACCGGGCCGTGGCGGCCACGGAAGGAGTTTTTTGCGAGCCGGCTTCCGCTGCGTCCGTTGCCGGCGTCACTAAACTGCATCGAACCAAGATTCTACGGGAGGGAGTAACAGTCGTATGCACGCTCACAGGGCATGGTTTGAAGGATGCCGATACGGCGATCAGCGTGTCGAAGCAACCGGTGACCGTCAAGGCAACGCGCGAGGATGTTGCCCGTCTCTTGAATGTCTGA
- the apgM gene encoding 2,3-bisphosphoglycerate-independent phosphoglycerate mutase: MRYVMVHAGGMADRPRPELGGRTPLQASATPNLDRLAQIGELGRLLTPMDGVRHGSGVIGAAILGYDPRKFYPGPGPLEAASLGVSVAEHDVVYRCTMVTLKPEGGKGGDIKKLGPHVIMDDATAGLIETEEARELIEAINEQVGSETIQFYPGAGHRHLMVWVDGKPRALCTDPQTILGQSIADALPTGDGSDILRKLMDTAHLTLRDHPVNHERIAAGKKPANCVWLWGEGRAVMWPSLAEKYDIVGSMVATSDVYRGVGMNAGLEAVDPDRLADGDLRTKAAVALEELAKKDFVYVHAELTDEVIHGTDIKAKVHGIEEFDRNLVGPLGDGLAKRGPYRFLVICDHAEDPQSPAFYAFGEEGVKGSETVGRRFTEADALAVNMPARDATKFVHKFFSKS; the protein is encoded by the coding sequence ATGAGATATGTGATGGTGCACGCCGGCGGGATGGCGGACCGTCCGAGACCGGAACTCGGGGGACGCACACCGCTGCAAGCGTCAGCGACCCCCAATCTCGACCGCCTTGCGCAAATCGGAGAACTCGGTCGGCTGCTGACTCCTATGGACGGAGTTCGTCACGGGAGCGGAGTGATCGGGGCCGCGATTCTTGGGTATGACCCGCGGAAGTTTTATCCAGGTCCTGGGCCGCTGGAAGCGGCGAGTTTGGGCGTGTCCGTGGCGGAGCATGATGTCGTGTATCGCTGCACAATGGTGACGCTGAAGCCTGAGGGGGGGAAGGGTGGTGACATCAAGAAATTGGGACCGCACGTGATCATGGACGATGCAACCGCCGGGTTGATCGAAACGGAAGAGGCCCGCGAATTGATCGAAGCTATCAACGAGCAAGTCGGCTCGGAAACCATCCAGTTTTATCCAGGCGCCGGTCATCGTCATCTGATGGTCTGGGTGGACGGGAAACCGCGCGCCCTGTGTACTGATCCACAGACGATCCTCGGTCAATCCATCGCGGATGCCTTACCAACGGGGGATGGGTCGGATATTCTCCGGAAGCTGATGGATACCGCCCATCTTACCTTGCGTGATCATCCGGTGAACCATGAGCGGATCGCAGCGGGGAAGAAACCGGCAAACTGTGTCTGGCTGTGGGGTGAAGGGCGAGCGGTCATGTGGCCGAGCTTGGCGGAAAAATATGACATCGTAGGGTCGATGGTGGCGACCAGTGACGTCTATCGTGGTGTGGGGATGAACGCGGGGCTCGAAGCAGTGGATCCCGATAGGCTGGCCGACGGCGATCTCCGCACCAAGGCGGCGGTGGCACTGGAGGAATTAGCCAAGAAAGATTTTGTGTATGTGCATGCTGAATTGACGGACGAGGTGATACACGGGACTGATATCAAGGCGAAGGTCCATGGCATTGAAGAGTTTGATCGCAACCTGGTAGGACCGTTGGGCGACGGTTTGGCCAAACGAGGTCCCTATCGTTTCCTCGTCATCTGCGATCACGCGGAAGATCCGCAGAGTCCGGCATTCTATGCGTTTGGTGAGGAGGGAGTGAAAGGATCGGAGACAGTCGGTCGTCGCTTCACCGAGGCCGATGCGCTCGCCGTGAACATGCCGGCTCGTGATGCGACCAAGTTCGTGCACAAGTTCTTCTCCAAAAGCTGA
- a CDS encoding aspartate kinase has product MALVVQKYGGTSVGTIERIHRVADRVAQTQQEGNQVVVVLSAMSGETDRLIKLAHEVTTVPDERELDMLLSTGERITIALLSMELRGRGINARSFTGRQVGIITDSAHTKARIARVTADRIKEALKQGVLPVVAGFQGINEQSDVTTLGRGGSDLSAVALAAALKADRCVIFTDVDGVYTADPNIVPAARRIDKIAYEEMLEMASLGAKVLQTRSVEFAAKFNVPVEVNSSFKEGKGTLVTKEDADMEAAAIAGVTGDRHQAKITVVGVPDKPGIAARIFGSVAQAHINVDMIIQNMSQAALTDLSFTVPRADLKKAVPIIQSVAKDIEAKSVSVTEAIAKVSLIGVGMRSHSGVAAKMFEVLSREGVNIMMISTSEIKISCVIDEKYLELAMRSLHSAFDLDQAQS; this is encoded by the coding sequence ATGGCGCTGGTCGTTCAAAAGTACGGAGGGACTTCCGTTGGAACGATTGAGCGCATACACCGTGTTGCCGACCGGGTGGCGCAGACGCAGCAGGAAGGGAATCAGGTCGTCGTCGTCCTCTCGGCGATGAGTGGGGAGACGGATCGGCTGATCAAGCTCGCACATGAAGTCACCACTGTTCCGGACGAACGCGAATTGGACATGCTGCTCTCGACAGGAGAGCGGATCACCATCGCGCTTCTGTCGATGGAATTGCGTGGACGAGGGATCAATGCCAGGTCCTTTACGGGACGCCAGGTCGGCATCATCACCGATAGTGCCCATACCAAAGCACGGATAGCACGAGTCACGGCTGATCGCATCAAGGAGGCCTTGAAGCAGGGCGTCTTACCGGTCGTGGCCGGATTCCAAGGGATCAATGAACAATCTGACGTGACCACCCTCGGCCGCGGAGGGTCCGATCTCTCTGCCGTTGCGCTGGCGGCAGCATTAAAGGCCGATCGGTGCGTCATCTTCACCGACGTCGATGGTGTCTACACGGCCGACCCCAATATTGTGCCGGCTGCGAGGCGGATCGATAAGATTGCGTATGAAGAGATGCTGGAAATGGCGAGCCTCGGTGCAAAAGTTCTGCAAACCAGATCCGTCGAGTTTGCGGCCAAGTTCAATGTCCCAGTCGAAGTCAATTCCAGCTTCAAAGAAGGAAAGGGCACGCTCGTGACGAAAGAAGATGCGGACATGGAAGCGGCGGCCATCGCCGGCGTGACCGGAGACCGTCATCAAGCTAAGATTACGGTCGTCGGAGTGCCGGATAAACCCGGGATCGCTGCGAGAATTTTTGGCTCTGTCGCGCAAGCTCATATCAATGTCGACATGATCATCCAGAACATGAGCCAGGCCGCCCTGACGGACCTCTCCTTCACTGTGCCGCGCGCCGACCTCAAGAAAGCCGTGCCGATCATTCAATCTGTGGCGAAAGACATCGAGGCGAAATCGGTTTCTGTGACTGAAGCGATTGCCAAAGTCTCGCTTATCGGGGTGGGCATGCGGTCGCACTCGGGCGTGGCGGCGAAAATGTTTGAGGTGTTATCCCGCGAGGGGGTCAATATCATGATGATCAGTACCTCGGAGATCAAAATCTCCTGTGTGATCGATGAGAAGTATCTCGAACTGGCCATGCGCTCTCTTCATTCGGCATTCGATCTCGATCAAGCCCAGTCCTGA
- a CDS encoding hemerythrin domain-containing protein: protein MTEQRTIAACYKEDHDRLDELFKIFQASKRSDFAKAKEAFKEFKIGLQRHIVWEEELLFPMWEKKTGMIEEGPTPVMRFEHSRIKQLLDAIHQKVERQNLDTDQGEQALVNLLSSHNRKEERALYPAIDNVTSTDERATVFGNMNSIPEDRYNSCCSQH from the coding sequence TTGACTGAGCAGAGGACGATCGCAGCATGTTATAAAGAAGATCACGATCGGCTGGATGAGTTGTTCAAGATCTTTCAAGCTTCGAAACGCTCGGACTTTGCCAAGGCCAAAGAAGCCTTCAAGGAATTCAAAATCGGTCTCCAGCGGCATATCGTGTGGGAAGAGGAGCTGCTGTTTCCGATGTGGGAAAAGAAAACCGGTATGATCGAGGAGGGGCCGACGCCCGTGATGCGATTTGAGCATAGCCGGATCAAGCAGCTGCTTGACGCGATTCACCAAAAGGTGGAAAGACAGAATCTTGATACCGATCAGGGCGAGCAGGCGCTGGTCAACCTATTGAGCTCTCATAATAGGAAGGAAGAACGGGCACTCTATCCTGCCATCGATAACGTCACCAGCACGGACGAACGCGCAACCGTCTTCGGCAACATGAACAGCATTCCAGAAGACCGGTACAATAGCTGTTGCAGTCAGCACTGA
- a CDS encoding cytochrome c, whose translation MRWARSQTGSSARTILTRDLLVKLTASFSLLFVGSLELELLSPSDYARAESSTSQPTVKLKGNVMRGREIFNGKGVCYYCHGIDGYIGRRPRLETDTAALIARLNPPPSDLRNPEALRLKTNKERTRTIREGHPGTGMFPDTTMTDQDLADTLLYLALIRKDPHPGQ comes from the coding sequence ATGAGATGGGCTAGGAGTCAAACTGGGTCAAGCGCTCGAACGATTCTCACCCGTGATCTGCTCGTCAAACTGACGGCCTCCTTCAGCCTGCTCTTCGTGGGGAGCCTGGAACTGGAGCTGCTGTCTCCATCCGATTACGCCCGGGCCGAGTCCTCGACCTCACAACCGACCGTCAAGTTAAAGGGCAATGTGATGCGGGGGCGGGAGATTTTCAACGGCAAAGGCGTCTGTTACTACTGTCATGGCATCGATGGGTATATCGGGAGAAGGCCTCGATTGGAAACCGACACTGCCGCGCTCATCGCGAGGCTGAATCCTCCGCCTTCCGATTTGCGGAATCCCGAGGCTCTGCGGCTGAAAACCAACAAGGAACGAACACGCACTATCAGAGAAGGCCATCCCGGGACCGGCATGTTCCCGGACACCACCATGACCGATCAAGATCTCGCCGACACGCTGCTCTACCTCGCGCTCATCAGAAAAGATCCCCACCCGGGGCAGTAG
- a CDS encoding medium chain dehydrogenase/reductase family protein, with protein sequence MKHRRIIVTHYGGPDALQVVEEECPEPKPGEVRVRVLAAGVSLPDLMMREGIHPETPPLPFTPGWDLVGMVDQLGEGVFGLEPGQIVAALPISGAYAEFVRLPQRELVPVPSGLDAAEAVSIVLNYITAYQMLHRSAKVRSGQRVLIHGAAGGVGSALLQLGRLTELELYGTCSVRGASAVSDLGAIPIDYEHQDFVKEIHRRTGEGADVVFDGIGGTHIWRSREALRPGGTVVAYGLTGSLHGGRLASGRSGGRHRFRAIAIFGLYIAGGWFLPGRKRVVPYSIQWLKRLKPLWFRQDLLTLFDLLQQQKIKPLIAQRFPLAEARQAQESLGKGGVTGKIVLVHKGSLLASRSA encoded by the coding sequence GTGAAACATAGGCGCATTATCGTCACCCACTACGGAGGACCCGACGCCCTGCAAGTGGTTGAAGAAGAGTGCCCAGAGCCGAAGCCCGGTGAAGTTCGAGTCCGAGTGCTGGCCGCAGGGGTGTCCTTGCCCGATCTGATGATGCGGGAAGGCATCCATCCTGAGACTCCCCCGCTGCCCTTCACGCCAGGGTGGGACCTGGTTGGTATGGTGGATCAGCTCGGTGAGGGCGTCTTCGGACTCGAGCCAGGGCAGATCGTGGCCGCGCTGCCGATCAGCGGCGCATACGCGGAATTCGTCCGGCTACCGCAACGTGAACTGGTGCCGGTGCCATCAGGGTTGGATGCAGCCGAGGCTGTCAGCATCGTGCTGAACTACATCACGGCGTACCAGATGCTGCATCGCTCCGCTAAGGTCAGATCGGGCCAGCGTGTGCTGATCCACGGCGCGGCAGGCGGCGTCGGCTCGGCCCTCTTGCAGCTTGGGCGCCTCACCGAGCTGGAGCTATACGGGACCTGTTCAGTGCGAGGGGCGTCGGCCGTTTCCGATCTCGGCGCGATCCCCATTGATTACGAGCATCAGGACTTCGTAAAAGAAATCCACCGCCGGACAGGCGAGGGCGCAGACGTTGTCTTCGACGGCATCGGTGGCACCCACATCTGGCGTTCCCGTGAAGCTCTGCGTCCCGGCGGGACGGTCGTAGCCTATGGCCTGACTGGCTCGCTCCATGGAGGCCGCTTGGCGTCCGGTCGTTCAGGCGGTCGTCATCGCTTTCGTGCAATCGCCATCTTTGGGCTGTACATTGCCGGTGGCTGGTTTCTCCCGGGTCGAAAACGGGTTGTCCCCTATAGTATCCAATGGCTCAAACGACTGAAACCGTTATGGTTTCGACAGGACTTGCTCACTCTGTTCGACCTGCTCCAACAGCAAAAGATCAAGCCGCTCATCGCGCAGCGATTCCCGCTTGCCGAGGCCAGACAGGCGCAGGAGTCGCTAGGGAAGGGCGGCGTAACAGGTAAGATCGTCCTCGTCCACAAGGGATCATTGCTTGCATCACGAAGTGCATAA
- a CDS encoding GNAT family N-acetyltransferase: protein MRSVRPLYIPPLKADHVVSGSLILRDGTTAAIRTAEPADATLLQQFVNRLSPESRRHRFFSESMPSADAVASLCDSSNPHSQLNLIVTRAREGEQRIIAAGSYWAKDEQTAEVAMAVDDDFHGKGLGTLLLERLALPAIRYGFTKLWAVTHAENLAMREVFRESGFTTHEGYEGEDMEVELSLIPTEVTVARAEVRERLATIASLRPFFQPQSVVVIGASRDPTSIGYRLLEALTANRFRGAVYPVNPHATEIAGVSVSPSLLAITEPIDLAVIAVPRDSVASVIDECAAKGVRACVIITAGFAEVGSEGSTLQRQLVAKVRQHGMRMIGPNCFGILNTDPTVRLNATFTSLFPPQGRVAMSSQSGALGLATLAGARRVQLGISSFVSVGNKADVSTNDLLQYWEEDPATDVILLYVESFGNPRRFARIARRVSHRKPIVAVKAGRTQSGSRAASSHTAALAASDVAVEALFRQAGVIRAETLDDMLVLATGLVAQPLPPGRRVGIVTNAGGPAILCADACEAGTLVVPELSARTKATLASFLPAVAALNNPVDLIASATPDQYAKAIETMLAADEVDALIILYMSVTVADTAGIAHGILAGIDKGRRAGAKAKPVLLSWMAEGDMERTFHYQTETIPAYHLPEVPALVLSKAASYGEWRQRQPGMVPDFDDLNFSVVREIYAGALSRREAGWLTTEETRNVLSAIRLPVQTGGVARTADEAAALANQAGYPVAVKLASHQIVHKTEIGGVQLNLTNEAAVRRAFDSMKTRLAETGQLDAMEGALVQPMVTGGVEVMIGVTDDPLFGPLIAFGLGGIHVEILGDVQFRITPLTDRDAIEMIRGIKAYRLLTGYRGHPPADLEALEETLLRVSRLVEEVPEISELDLNPIFALPPGQGCRIVDARIRINHADSPLTQR, encoded by the coding sequence ATGAGATCCGTTCGCCCTCTCTACATTCCGCCTTTGAAGGCCGATCATGTCGTCTCCGGCTCGCTCATCCTGCGCGATGGAACAACCGCCGCCATCCGAACGGCCGAACCGGCTGATGCGACGCTGTTGCAACAGTTCGTCAACCGCTTGTCACCCGAGTCGAGACGTCACCGCTTCTTTTCGGAAAGCATGCCGTCAGCCGACGCCGTCGCAAGCCTCTGCGACTCTTCCAATCCCCATTCCCAGCTCAACTTGATCGTGACACGAGCAAGGGAGGGAGAACAACGCATTATTGCCGCAGGGTCCTACTGGGCGAAGGACGAGCAGACGGCAGAGGTGGCAATGGCCGTGGATGATGATTTCCATGGAAAGGGCCTAGGCACACTGCTTCTCGAACGGCTTGCCCTGCCGGCCATCCGCTACGGGTTTACCAAGCTTTGGGCCGTAACCCATGCTGAAAATCTGGCCATGCGAGAAGTCTTTCGAGAATCGGGGTTTACCACCCATGAAGGCTACGAAGGCGAAGATATGGAAGTGGAATTGTCGCTGATTCCAACGGAAGTCACTGTGGCCCGCGCGGAAGTACGAGAACGCCTCGCCACTATCGCCTCCCTCCGACCGTTTTTCCAGCCGCAGTCTGTAGTGGTGATCGGAGCGTCACGCGATCCAACAAGTATAGGTTATCGTCTCCTCGAAGCGCTGACGGCCAATCGGTTTCGAGGTGCCGTATATCCTGTGAACCCTCATGCGACCGAAATCGCCGGTGTCAGCGTTTCTCCTTCATTACTCGCGATCACCGAACCAATCGATCTTGCCGTCATTGCCGTCCCGCGAGACTCCGTAGCATCTGTGATCGATGAGTGCGCTGCAAAAGGAGTTAGGGCCTGCGTCATCATTACGGCTGGATTTGCGGAAGTGGGCTCAGAGGGATCGACCCTTCAGCGGCAGTTGGTCGCGAAGGTCCGGCAGCACGGCATGCGCATGATCGGCCCCAATTGTTTCGGGATATTGAACACGGATCCGACCGTGAGGCTCAATGCCACTTTTACCTCGCTGTTTCCGCCTCAAGGCCGAGTAGCGATGTCGTCGCAAAGCGGCGCGTTGGGCCTTGCCACCCTCGCCGGAGCGCGTCGTGTCCAGCTCGGCATTTCATCGTTCGTCAGCGTCGGCAATAAGGCCGATGTTTCTACCAACGATCTCCTCCAATATTGGGAGGAAGATCCTGCAACCGATGTGATCCTCTTGTACGTGGAATCATTCGGCAACCCTCGCCGATTCGCCCGCATCGCACGGAGGGTGAGTCACCGTAAACCGATCGTTGCAGTCAAAGCGGGACGCACCCAATCAGGGAGTCGTGCCGCCAGTTCGCATACGGCGGCCCTTGCGGCGAGTGATGTGGCCGTTGAGGCGTTGTTTCGTCAAGCCGGTGTCATTCGCGCCGAGACGCTCGATGACATGTTGGTGCTGGCAACCGGACTTGTGGCTCAACCGCTCCCGCCTGGACGCCGAGTCGGCATCGTCACGAATGCCGGAGGACCCGCCATCCTCTGCGCGGACGCCTGTGAGGCAGGCACCTTGGTGGTTCCAGAACTATCGGCCCGGACCAAGGCCACTCTCGCCTCCTTTCTTCCGGCCGTCGCCGCTCTGAACAATCCCGTGGATCTCATCGCATCGGCCACACCGGATCAGTATGCGAAGGCGATCGAAACAATGCTGGCGGCAGACGAGGTCGACGCGTTGATCATCCTCTATATGTCCGTGACTGTGGCGGACACAGCCGGCATCGCCCACGGTATTCTGGCTGGAATTGATAAGGGTCGCAGAGCAGGCGCGAAGGCCAAGCCCGTGCTTCTCAGTTGGATGGCGGAAGGTGATATGGAGCGTACGTTTCATTACCAAACTGAAACCATTCCGGCCTACCATTTGCCAGAGGTCCCCGCACTGGTACTCAGCAAAGCGGCCTCTTACGGAGAATGGCGACAACGACAGCCCGGGATGGTGCCCGACTTCGATGATCTGAATTTTTCAGTCGTGCGGGAAATCTATGCAGGAGCTCTCTCGCGCCGAGAAGCCGGCTGGTTGACGACAGAAGAAACACGAAACGTCCTGAGTGCGATCAGGCTGCCTGTGCAGACTGGCGGAGTGGCCAGAACAGCCGACGAAGCAGCAGCCTTGGCGAATCAAGCCGGTTATCCGGTCGCCGTCAAACTGGCCTCACATCAGATTGTGCACAAAACTGAGATCGGCGGCGTGCAGTTGAATCTCACGAACGAAGCGGCGGTTCGCAGAGCGTTTGACTCGATGAAAACGCGACTCGCCGAGACCGGCCAGCTCGATGCCATGGAAGGAGCACTGGTGCAGCCGATGGTCACCGGTGGCGTGGAAGTGATGATCGGAGTCACTGACGATCCCCTATTCGGCCCCTTGATTGCGTTCGGTCTCGGTGGGATCCACGTAGAGATTCTTGGCGATGTCCAGTTCCGCATCACGCCGCTCACCGATCGCGACGCCATAGAGATGATCCGAGGAATCAAAGCCTACCGCCTGCTCACCGGCTATCGGGGACATCCACCGGCCGATCTTGAAGCTTTGGAAGAAACGCTATTACGGGTGTCTCGTCTCGTTGAGGAAGTTCCCGAGATCAGCGAACTCGACTTGAATCCGATCTTTGCCCTTCCACCGGGCCAAGGCTGCCGCATCGTGGATGCGAGGATACGAATCAATCATGCCGACTCACCTTTAACGCAGCGCTAG
- a CDS encoding cytochrome c: MKKVLIAAFMLISALTSVVFAQVIRGDSKTGQIVYEQQCLRCHGAKLDGNGPDSQDLIVPPANLRSQLSRSKTDWELLIAISNGVLFSPMHSFRGKLTDQQMLDVLSYIRSVSPSDITS, encoded by the coding sequence ATGAAAAAGGTACTGATCGCTGCGTTCATGCTCATATCCGCATTGACCTCGGTGGTCTTCGCTCAAGTGATCCGAGGGGATTCGAAAACCGGACAGATCGTGTATGAGCAACAATGTCTCCGTTGCCATGGGGCCAAACTGGATGGAAATGGCCCAGACAGCCAGGATCTCATTGTCCCGCCTGCCAATCTTCGATCTCAGCTCAGTCGCTCGAAAACCGATTGGGAGCTGCTCATCGCGATTTCGAATGGCGTCTTGTTCAGCCCCATGCACAGCTTTCGCGGCAAACTCACTGATCAACAAATGCTGGATGTGCTGTCGTATATCCGATCCGTGTCACCATCCGACATCACCAGCTAG
- a CDS encoding universal stress protein yields the protein MRVVIGVDWSDQAFAAVTQMCQLYHPTDVTLVHAVDLGILTHPFVAQASNVQGYDDFRNAMVDSGRQLLDRAAAMVPAEVTSIRKVNEIGSPAQLILDSADNLSADLIVVGVRGRSRLSEVVLGSVSHRVLMHGSRPILIVRGAARKVQRVLVAIEDRDDADRIAKWLTQHPFADPTELCVLHALVPIGVNDPYDALGTGTWWEGAERYADELVNSTAAKLLNPRYTVSTKVATGNPASVIEQEAKGRDLVVVTSHGRKGLSRFLLGSVSHAVVHHVTCPVLVLR from the coding sequence ATGAGAGTCGTCATCGGCGTCGATTGGTCGGATCAGGCGTTCGCCGCCGTTACCCAGATGTGTCAACTCTATCATCCGACCGATGTCACGCTGGTCCATGCCGTCGATTTAGGGATTTTGACACATCCGTTCGTCGCTCAAGCGAGCAACGTGCAAGGGTACGACGATTTCCGCAATGCGATGGTCGATTCGGGACGTCAACTGCTGGATCGTGCTGCCGCCATGGTACCGGCCGAGGTGACGTCGATCAGGAAGGTGAACGAAATCGGCAGTCCTGCCCAACTCATCCTCGACAGCGCCGACAACCTCTCAGCCGACTTGATTGTCGTCGGCGTGCGCGGACGAAGTCGTCTTTCAGAGGTTGTACTTGGAAGCGTATCCCATCGTGTGCTCATGCACGGCTCTCGTCCGATTCTGATCGTCAGAGGAGCCGCTCGCAAGGTTCAGCGGGTACTTGTCGCCATTGAGGATCGAGACGACGCCGACCGAATCGCGAAATGGCTTACACAACATCCCTTTGCCGATCCCACGGAGCTCTGTGTGCTTCATGCACTCGTTCCGATCGGAGTCAACGATCCCTATGACGCGCTGGGAACCGGAACATGGTGGGAGGGCGCTGAACGCTATGCGGACGAACTCGTCAATTCGACCGCCGCCAAACTCTTAAACCCTCGCTATACGGTGAGCACGAAGGTCGCCACGGGTAATCCGGCATCGGTGATTGAACAGGAGGCGAAGGGTAGGGACTTGGTGGTCGTGACCTCCCATGGACGCAAGGGCCTTTCTCGTTTTCTCTTGGGGAGTGTGTCCCACGCCGTCGTGCATCATGTGACCTGTCCGGTCCTCGTCTTGAGATGA
- a CDS encoding phosphoribosyltransferase — protein sequence MTFRNREEAGRRLVERLIRYRDEPTAIILALPRGGVAIGYQLSVGLHLSLDVFIARKLGAPDNPEYALGAVGETGTVYLNPEAMAAFHLSRSDLQTSIQVQQQEIVRRQNLYRQGRRLPTLADRVVILVDDGIATGSTFFASVQSIRHLKPRRLIGAIPVGPVDTIREARTQVDELVVLATPDPFWAVGNHYIDFAQVSDHDVMEYLNLAEEGMSERSQSSV from the coding sequence GTGACGTTTAGGAATCGCGAAGAAGCAGGTCGACGGCTCGTCGAACGATTGATCCGGTATCGTGACGAACCGACAGCCATCATCTTAGCGCTTCCACGCGGTGGTGTGGCCATCGGGTACCAACTGAGCGTGGGACTACACCTTTCATTGGACGTCTTCATCGCTCGAAAGCTGGGAGCACCTGATAATCCCGAGTATGCATTAGGGGCGGTGGGAGAGACAGGGACTGTGTACCTGAATCCCGAGGCGATGGCCGCGTTTCACCTCTCACGATCTGACCTCCAGACGTCTATTCAGGTGCAGCAGCAGGAGATCGTTCGACGGCAAAACCTCTATCGACAAGGCCGGCGATTGCCCACGCTCGCCGACCGCGTCGTCATTCTCGTCGATGACGGCATCGCCACCGGTTCCACGTTCTTTGCGTCCGTTCAATCCATCAGACATCTCAAACCACGCCGCCTGATTGGAGCCATTCCAGTTGGTCCGGTAGATACCATCCGAGAGGCCCGCACGCAGGTGGATGAGTTAGTCGTCCTTGCCACGCCGGACCCGTTTTGGGCTGTGGGCAACCACTATATCGACTTCGCTCAGGTCAGCGATCACGATGTGATGGAGTATTTGAACCTGGCTGAGGAAGGGATGAGCGAGAGGTCGCAGTCCTCCGTATAG
- a CDS encoding Hsp20/alpha crystallin family protein: MSGLTRWEPTTRWNPFKEIEEMEKRLSSFFGRTPVSTGDKKEAITVAEWSPLVDISEDEKEYVIKAEVPEIRKEEIKINVHDDVLAISGERKYEKEEKGKKYHRVERAYGSFLRSFVLPEDADGSKVNAEYKDGLLKVHLPKTEKAKPKAIEVKVA, translated from the coding sequence ATGAGCGGACTGACAAGATGGGAACCCACGACGCGATGGAATCCGTTCAAGGAAATCGAGGAGATGGAGAAACGACTCTCAAGCTTCTTCGGTCGGACACCGGTTTCTACCGGAGACAAGAAGGAAGCCATCACTGTCGCGGAATGGTCGCCGCTGGTGGATATCTCGGAAGACGAGAAGGAGTATGTCATCAAAGCGGAAGTGCCCGAAATAAGGAAGGAAGAGATCAAAATCAACGTCCATGACGATGTCCTTGCCATCAGCGGCGAACGGAAATACGAGAAGGAAGAAAAGGGCAAGAAGTATCACCGCGTGGAACGGGCGTACGGCAGCTTTCTGCGGAGCTTTGTCCTTCCCGAAGACGCCGATGGGTCCAAGGTCAATGCCGAATACAAGGATGGTCTGTTGAAAGTCCATCTTCCAAAGACGGAAAAGGCCAAGCCCAAAGCGATCGAAGTGAAGGTTGCCTGA